Within the Zea mays cultivar B73 chromosome 10, Zm-B73-REFERENCE-NAM-5.0, whole genome shotgun sequence genome, the region GCAGCAAGTAAAACCACAACCGACCTGAAAGCCACTTTGTAGTGTACCTTCCTTTGCCATGATCGATGCTACCAAGCTGCAGGTGCACAGGTGTTTAATTTGGAGCAGTGCCATGCCATCTTAGTGCTTAATTGGCGAGGGGCGACAAGCCAACGGTTGAGCTGATGACGACGTGCACGAATTCTTGGCGTCGTAAGCGGCAGCGGCAGCATCACCATCGCCATGTGCGAGTGACGTGCCCGGGTTCCCCGGCATGCCATGCTAGTTGATTGGCCATCCAATTCAATCCAACAGCTCATCCTCGCCCGCCCGCCACATGCTCATGAGAAGAGCACGCTGGGGCTGGGCTGCGACTGCGATCCAAGAGAAAGGTCCAACATTTCCGCCACAAGCAAAGCCGGGGAAGACGACTCTAGCTAGTTTGCTTACGCTGCTTCAGTTTCTTTCAATCGTCCACAGCGGGGACAAAAAAAAAGATAGCCTTTTTCATTTCCTTTCCTTTGCTTTGCTTTTACACGAATCGATCGATCGAAAAGCTAGCTGATATAGTAGTGATATCAATCAATCAACCAACCAACCAACCAACCAACCGGACGAAAAGTCGGCAGTCGCAGAAAGAAGCTAGCTAGTGCGTGAGTGATGAACACCGACGAAGGAAGCATCGTCCTTTGATTCGATCGACGAATTGGCAAACACAGCTAGCTggtacagagagagagagagcactgCTAGACGTCTACGGCGCATGCCGCTGCCTGCTGGAAGCGGAAGTATCCGGTGCCGCCGCCGGTGTTGGCGCCGTAGCTGCCCCTGCCGTCGTTGACGGTGAGCAGCGCGGGGCAGTTGACGCGGAGGTGGTAGTGACCCGAGATCCAGCTGGTACCGACCTTCCAGCGGACCCAGCCGTCGACGCGGACGTCGACGAGCACGTAGCCCGCCGTCTCGTCCTGCGCCAGCGCCACGGCCAGCTGCGGCGGGAGCTGCACGCCGCCTTCCGGGGCGCGCAGGAACGGGGACCACACGGACGCGTCCCGGGGCCCCTGGTACTGCACGGGCAGCCGCGTCGGCACCGTGATCGCCACGCCCTTGTACTCCGCGTACGCGTCCGCCTGGTCGTAGTACACGCCCACGCGCTCGTTCGGGTTGCGCGCCGCCACCGTCGCCTGCATCGTCGTGAACAGGTACGTGGACGCCGGCGGCGTCACGTTCAGGCACAGCACCGACAGGTCCTGCAGGTAGAACCGGGGCTTGTGGGGGCGCAGCACCAGCCACACGACGAGCACGATGAAGAGGACCAGGAGGATCAGAGCCACGACCGCCGCGCAGCACCGCCGGTACAGCCGCTCCCGCTCGCACTCGCAGCCCTTGTGCCCGCCGCAGTCCTTGACCGCCATGAAAATTGTGATCGATGGTCCGATGGATGGAAAGGAAAGAGGAGGTTGTTTGCTGTGGTCAGGGCAGAGTCTCCCCCTCCCACTCCCACCGCGTGTGCGTAtatatgcaatgcaatgcaaccaCCTGACGCGGGATATAGATGTCCAAAAGGTGCGGGCTGCCCGTTTGGCCCGCAGCCCGGCACGGTTTTGGCCCGGCCCACGCACGGCACGACCCGATCCGCGTGCCGGGCTTGGGCGCCATATGCAGCCCGCGTGCTctggcccggcccggcacggAAAGCAGGCCGGCCCGTTAGCAGCCCGCGCCCCATCCTAGGATACCTAACCCGCGCCCCCACTCGCCCAGGCCGCCGCCCTCATTTCGACCGCCCCGTCTCCCAAGTTCCACTCCTCCCCGCCCCGGTTGTGCTTGGCGATTTTCGTGCTCCCGCTCCCGGCGGCTCAGCCCGTGCCTCGCCGTCGCCTTGCTGCCTCCTCCGGTCCTCCCACCGTCGACGGCCGACGGCTCGCCACCTCCGACGTCTCTCGTGCTCCCtgactccctctcctccctccctacGTCTCCCTgttcctaaccctaaccctaatcccaTTCGGATCTGGTGATTGGTGATACCCTAACCCTCAATCCCATTCGGATCTGGTGATTGTTGATGCTCGTTCATCGTTGGTGCTCCTCGCTGGTCGGCTGGTGCTCCTCACCTCATCGGATCAAGTTGTAGCTTCACAGCTGGACGACTAGTGCTCCGTGCGGTGCCGGTGCGGGTGCGTGATTCCCTTCCTGATTCTTCTCTGTCTCCGGTCCGGTGGTCTGCTGCTCTGCGCCTTGTATGGTCACTGGCTCACTCCTCACTGCCTCACTGGTGCAGTAGTGCCCCTGCTGGCTGCTTGGACATCTATAATTTTGTTCTGTTTTCATTTTCCTCCCATTCTCGTCCTCCTTCTAACCTGTCCGGTTGCCTGACTTTCTCTGGTGCTCGGCTGGTCCTTGCTTGCTGTTGCTGGTCGATCTGCGCCTCTGCTCGGCTGCTCCTCGGACATTGGCTCCGTTCCGTCGTCTCTGGTGCTCCGGCTTCGAAAGGTATGtttaattttagcatttaattcttGTAATTGTGTGGATAGTTGCTTTGAACCTTGTCACTGGCTCACTGACTCACTCCTCACTGCCTCCATTTTGTTGCTTTGAACCTTGTAGCCGTTGAGGTAGCCGGAGCCGACTGTACGTTGTAGCTCATGGACCTTGACGCGGCAGCGGAAGCAGAGGAGGAGGAGCGCATACTCGAGGACTTTAATGAGGCTGAGGATGCTAGGTTCTTCATTAATGAGGCGGCCATTGCACTAACAGCTCCAAATAGTCATTTCATATCTGTGTTTGTGTAATATCCTGTGAACCAGCTGTTATTTGTTGTGTGATTAATTCTGTGTGAATCCTGTGATTAATTCTGTGTGAAACATGTGATTAATTCTGTGTGAATCATTCTGTGTGAATCATGTGGTTAATTCTGTGTGAATCTGGTATTAATTCTGTGTAAATCTGATATGTACAtgtatttaattctgttattatgTATTGGTTCGGGCCAGTGGTCGGCCCGGTACGTTCAGGCCCACCGGGCGAAcgggccggcccgacacgatttatACATGTCCGTGCCGGGTTTGGACATGCCCCTAGGCACGTGGGCCAGCCCGACCCGGCCCGAAGCTTCAACGGGCCGTGCCTGGCCCGGCACTATTCGGTCCGGGCCGAAACGGGTTCGGACCGGGTCCGTGCCGggtggcccgtttggacatctataacgcgggagcaggagcaggagcaggaggggATTGGTAAGAGGCCGCCGCGGCCCATCGAGTGTGGGTGTGGGAGTGGTTAAAAAGTGATCGATGCCATTGGCGTCGTGGATTAAGGTTCCATATATATTACTATcaatatatatagatatatatatagttGAGAATATCTTTAGCACGCCTTGTATATCAAGAGCATAATCTAGAGTACATTAATAAAGAAACAAATCAATCAAGTCCAGTCAATCTAGCTATTGCTATTATTTACCCTTCCCTGTACAATTACATGAAACCGATCGTGTGCATGTTAAAAGGTCCACAGCAACTCCTAATGAAAGAGAAGAAAGCCTTCCATTTCCATGCGATTAGGACTGTCAGGAAGAAACGTAATAATCACTGACTTGTAGCCAGAAAGAGAGAGATGAGGTGAGGAATTATCTAGCTTGAGCAGCAGCATTAGCAGTAAAGTGAAGCAGACTTTGGCAGGTGACGGCCGGTGTGGTGTCGCCATCACATCAGATGAGATGAGGCACCTGTCTCTGTCGCCTCctcccaccatcaccaaaaacacgaACTGCTTGCTATcccaagaaaaaggaaagaaattttttttaaaaaaaatacccAAGACACACGAGACGAGACGTGAGAGTGACGGAAACTCCAGTTCGTTTCAGCATATGtatcatccatccatccatccatgtgGCTGGCCTGTTAGATATCATATTAGGATCTTTACTGTGTCCAACTTACTGAATCCGAGATCACTAGATAGATAATGAATGGATCTGTATTTGTTAACTGCTAATACGTGTTACAGAGGGATAGAGAGACATACCTTGGTCATGCAGAGCTGGAGATGGATCTGATCCTTACCGATGACGATGCCTCGATTCCTGCAGTCGCCGCTGTCCTGTAGAAGAGGGCGATGAGTTTTGTCCGTGGATTAGTATTTAGAGCGAGGGATTAGTGTTCGCTTTCTCACGACCCCTTAATCCTTTATATAGCTTCATGTAACCGGGCTCTAACCATGGTTACCGTGAGCCCTCTCAATCAAAGATCTGATTAAGGAGATTGACAGTTAGATttaagtctaatctagtcattggTGACCGACGACCGTAGAATGGAATGATCCAAATAAAAGACCGAGACCCAGGGTGGACACGACGGGATGGATGGAAGCTTCGCTTCGCCTCTGCTGCTCGTCCAGCCTGCACGTTGCTGCTGCTTCGAGTCACAGCAGGCACTAGCTGCAATGGGCCGCACTAGCTACACCGAGCATATGCATGGTTGTTGGCGCACAACTCATCAGATTCAGAGCTAGGTTGGGAATATAGGCTGGTACGTATGAGCCGGTACGAGAGAAGatagtactccctccgttcctTAATATATGTCGTCCGTTAGTACAAATTTGAACTACTAGGCGACATATAAAGAGAAACAGAGGGAGTATTACTTACAGAACACTAATTATAATAAATAGCATGCCAAGTACAAGTACGTCAACAGTTTGACACGGAAACTGTGCTCTCTGCAAGTAATCTAGTTTCGTGCCTATATCAGCGAACAATTATATTAGCCAATTATCCATGCTCCATGGCATGATACAATTGTGTAACCAACATTAATTCTCTTCTATCAGTTCCCAGCCTGCCACCCATTTGTTTTATATATGGAGTGGAGGGGATATATACCAACGGCATCACACCTAATTAAATTATTTTGACTCtctttttttctaaaaaaattgAAATTCTACACGTGCCATTGAAAACATATAGTCTCACTACATTTTCTACAGCATAAGGTTGTCCCTAACAAAAGACTACATATGTTTCTCTATCCTAAACATGGAGAAGATCGATCTAGTTTCTAGTCTTCAACGATATTCTCTAAGACTATCTACAACAGCTTATTCATCTTCGTCCTTATATTTAAACTCCACTAGACGAACAATGCAATCTACAATACAGAATACTGCAAAACAATGTTTTCGGTAACAATATCAATAAACTGATGAACACGGCCTAAAGTCCCATCTAAATATACAGGATAGTCCTTGATTCTCTCCATATAGAGATTCTATCTTCTCTTCTCTATCCAATTTTACACTTTGGGCAATACATTAAGCTAAATAAAAAATATACACCATTTGAGGATATGACAAATATATATATCTGTAAAAATTTTGAGAAAAAACGTCTCTAGTGTTATGGGTCTTTAACATATAGAGGACAAGATCACAAGACGTACAGAACATTGTTGTAGATTAATTAAAATATAGAGGAAATCTTTTgagaagtcaataataaatgacaGATAGAGTACAAAATTTAAGATCACGATACGGTTCAAATGAAAAGCTTGAAACCTTAGCTCAAAACGCACCATGTGTAGTAATACGCTCGGTGCAAAATAAGAAACACAGGTTCTCGAAAACATGTATATACAACAAGGCCCAAAATCTAATGCATTGTACGAGTCTTCTGAAAGAAGTCTTGGAAACTACTCATAGGTACCTCTGATTTAGTACCATACAGATAAGTGCGCTTACGTTATGAGCTCGTGCATTATACTAGTTGGGTAACCTAAAATTACAAGAAAAAAAAGAAATAACGCGAAACTTGCTTTTCTAGTTTAGAAAACAATAAGCCTACGTAACATCCTACTTCACCTCCTCATATTCAAAATCAATTGTCTCTCGACTTTACAAAAGTAGACAAATAACCCCTAGACAGTTTTTGTTGATGATTTTGATAACGTGTCAATGATTTAAGTGATATCATGTTTATCTTTTCCAGTTCTTTCGTCTTTTAGTATCCAAAACTTATATACTTTTACACAAAAAATCAATAATTAGCTATTATATTGACCTTATTTTTTTTCTAAAATTAAGGAGTACCGTTTTATTGTAGCTAAATAATGCTATCAATAAACTATTATATTTTTTATTGATTTTATTAAACAAGTTAAGTGGTATTTCTTCTAATTATTAACTAAATCAATTGTTTATTTGTATATGTTAGTTTAACTAATATAAGGTAGGTCTTTGTAAAAATTGGATATATTTTATTACTTTTTGCTAAATATTTCTAAAAAGACAAATAGAAAATTAATTTTGTTAGAGGCATGGCACTTTATAAATCAATTTAGTTGTTTAATCCGCTGTCGTGGCACAATGGCGAGTCCGAGGCGGATGGCCCGCTCGAGCTTGACCATGTGGAAGAATCTGATGAGGATGAGGGGGTCTAATCTAATCATGACTAAACTGAATTTAACTCCTTTCAATCTGTAATTTTATTCTTCGTTTATATATATATTTTGGATCTTACAAAATTTCATCATTTTCAATTCAAAACTGTGGACGTGTAAAATGTGGCAAGTTAGGCAGCAAACCAAACGACGAGTCGTCATGCTAGAAGACTTACCGCCCATCCCAGGTCGTCGTCCACGTTCCACATCCGTCGTCGGGATGGACGCGATGAGGTAGCTTGCGTTTGATGAAAGATTACACATGGATGCGTGTTTGACCGAGGCGCTGGCAAGATGTTGTGGTGCACTCGAGCGGCATGTAGAGGCAACAGAACAGAAGATGGTGGCGCATCTCATCGAGATGGATCAAGCTGAGACTGACACGAGATGTGGATAAGAGATTGGACAACCTCACCATCGAGCACACGACTAAACACCCAGACACATTTTTTAAGCTTAATTAATCTGTAATTAGAGAGTGTTATCATGACCTAATAATCAAGCTTAATATATTGGTCTTCAGATTTGAGTAAATTTTAGTCAGAAACCAAACATCCCCTGCATAAAAGACGCGAGCACGTCACGTCGTCATCAAGCCGAAGCCAAGCGTGGGTACGGTACGTGCAAGCAAAACGGTGGAAGTGGAGGGCGGGTGGACGTCGTcagtgctgtgctgtgctgtgctggcTGCTGCTATCGGACGGACACGGGCCTGCCATGTCATGGTCGGTCTCTGGCCACGTCTCCTCTCTTCTTTCCTTCCGCACCACCAGGTGACCGACTCTTACCAGAAACGCGCAGCATGTGTACCAACTGttaagaactacgttaccacggatcaccagattcgctcccttccctcccgtcaacagtagagacgcaagaagctgtagagaacccgtctccctttcCATAAACACgatagaggaaacacacgagacactggatatagggttgggcctctggcctctttctgatctctgtcaTATGAAGgagtgtacaggttccttatatagagatgtgagacccctcaggggcaaagcaggtatttgcccacataaccctaactagggttacttaacactcccccttgggcgaataccgcgaccaacacatgcctcgttaaaactccgaaaaacccagtgggaaaaaagtggagaaagagtgcatggtgatacaaattgcatttgcactatgttgcctcgttaaaaacctcatgtgagaaacttcaagaaaactcacaaaaggaaaaagagtacaacagctatcatcgggacagatttcgatcctctgagatctagattctatcgaatcttctacaagggctaacttttagaaatgtgctccccctgatccttgcaaaaccgtatcaataaggcaaaacatcttcttctagaagtatatgcacataaagatttagcaaacggattgcatatccttgcaaggaatatttcaggaactttacctctactcacttctaggatatacgaggtaaatgcacatatcaatataaataagccactttgattgatggtgttcgatcgactagatctatatatttgatagaaagttccataaaggttcacatattgatcatcaagctcgcgccttcagggcatagaatatgacatttattgtctcacggttgtgatcaatataatcattcgctccccctgacgatgacatctgtcaaagtctttatccctcataactcaagcatattgttcaagatatatgtctcattgttcatctggaataacgagaatgaatgaggttggggtgctatcattttctatcttacaccacaatttatacatagttgtgcaaagcaaataacatgtccttcaataggacttaggggataatatagttgcaatagtacatattctaaatatgacacatcgctcgaggcgttcatccattgcaacatctatgatggtgtaacaaaagtccatctaagatcgtaatccattagggatttttcatcgatcagatacatcgttatagtctgtcgttctggcacaatggggatattttgccagtaacacctaaaccttataggtttctgccatcagggctttaaaggataccgtaattccatatctagtggaaattaccatgagtaaaactcatggaatgcacatgtgcttattcggtgaacttcaagtcctttggtacctcatcttattccttttcgggtctgtatgggtctttatccctttatagggattatcaaactttggtgttcaacacagactttgtttcttctggataggttccatctgggaacgatagtctcaactataagatattctccctacataggagagtgatcattcatcaggaatgtattattcggtatgagatttatatgttgcatatttataattcaaatatatgagtcctcctaggatctcatgacggatcttcagaatcctattaactgcatattttaattcatgccatttgccagatatattacatagcggaacaatgtttattcaacacatatgtgggatgggtctctcacaagaccacttgaaccatcgcattcaccacacattatctcaatagtgcccataaatgtccgaacttcaagctcgtgactttcattttgcgattattggttcaacttcgattgcatttatcaatgacccgataagagagcttgaagcactcatgcctaggactttgttttggatccctttgcaatctatagaggcaagataggtgtcgacacatttgtctcccatatttaataatgatctccgtcatttcccaaaacgaaagattcattgttccgtattcccagcacaatgatattgtgcgcattgctaggaacttcatcatcaagatgaacctcttcgtgaggcaaatcaccagcagggcgagttcatcggaggagagttattacagaccacgtgaatctgcaatcagaacatatgctttgactaaggctgatggatcatattcgcaggcgtccccgagaatagatcaaataccaataagtcaaatgtggatatgatattaatcccgggtatatccacatctacatcaggtagaagcattcaaaccaatatggttactcctcaacgatttctggcaaactccatatacatagGAGTACACTCCGAACGacgggttcagtttggcttttgtgcgtttaatagaatattgaggcattacactatatgggcattcctccccctaatgccgagatgttctaaaagcatatagatgaaatccccaaccacaatcatctagtTTGTGGCCAATATATGCTAttatggtgatttatttgggaaatcttacgcacattacagataagggttttatgcagtgagctttggacttagattgatgtagtggcatgaatactacatatttgtccttcaacgtGAAGGACTAGTGTCAACTTCCAGCATGACACGCAACAAACAAGTTGCttcgtggttacaattctgcaaacttatttttattattaccaaatgtatagtcaatcattaagatttagactaacatgcacaacgttattttatccataaggatccttcaggggctcatgaataccattcgtcgtttggagccattagttgacttcagatcaacaagtaaaatgaccatcagggtctagcgctcataaggacattcactggttgcattgtgctttgaggcacataggaaaaatgtgtgtgtttatattggtagtgaagtgtacggcatcaggccaatgctgccaagcaaagatttttatatgcagagatgtatagtccagctcgtttttatcactgcccatggtttacccaattactcatactgctctgaaattgggtatcaatttatgcaacatttttaggtataataattttgagagagaacttataacaatagttaattatttgtggtgttgccagcaggccaaacatttctcctcatattatataccaaattgttctatatagcattatttcgatctcttcattgttcagcaaaaaagagaagctttggaatagaacagacaaggccaagaattcatttttatctaggaaaaatcaccatataactacattttcatgaaacaaatgatgataactgcttggcaagaacaaaacaagaccggtatccgcctaggatccgtcttcaacaacatatagtactgctctcatacgaagaaatcgttaggagtagagaggatacaacaggtccctacaagatcttcatatttctatcacaaattatcatcactagtagtctagtggtcaagacatatgactcttctggctccgaggaccaaggacatgttaatgtctaatttagcttcaagctctgtggtggttatttgtctactcttctcacttctggtagatcagaAGTAGATTATGGTAAGCATGCCATGGGGTGAAATCCAATGTAGTTCTGCTACATAAACCCCATTTATATGTTCCTGCAGATTTGACCTTTACCGTTTTGGTTACCATATATACCATACTCGTCATAGGACTATCCGCAACTAGGAGTATTTACAATTttgagagatgtatgcaacacaagcataagGGTCCTAGATAGGACGAGCAAAGTGGCTCTACTGGAACACACaatggttttcacaccaacatagtgcgATTTTTCTCAAAATAACCTCTtggtatactcgcaacttcgtgttgctagcggttacatgtccttttatctcatagtttgcttcatgtcatccAGCGACAAAGAGATCAATGTGCTAACATCtagttgagcaatgtatgactgagatttctgatcttaaatcatttggtaaggTCTTTTTGCTTACTAATATAGTCCCAATTTGTGAAATCTTCTATGCCAAAAaagctttcatgcattatattatatatcttctggttacttcgggtaaaacattatgcatgaggagagagcagaGAATTAACTTATTCATGTTCTgttgtatttcaatttaatttcccagattattcaagcactatagagcttgatatagttgttatggccacttggcaatataaataaatatatggtgccacacaacacaagcaaataaaatatagagctaaacaaaattgtttacgaaggttgtgCATAATGTGACTTTAGAGCTTGAACGACCCACCACAATCCATGCGAGTACAAGCTCTATCATATCTGGCGTCAACGCGTGTGTGGCCATGTGGGCTACGACAACGCAACAAGCCTCCATAACAAGCGCAACAGGCGCAGTTGTGACTCGGTAATTGGGGTACGCGACAAGTCCACACAACGTGCGCAACAAACGCAATTGTGGCTCGGTGATAACGACAGACGAACAGTGCCTACATGGCATGCGAAAAATACGTGACTCGGTGATGCCGGTCCAACTCAGCAGGAGTGATCCGGTTAGGCGAGAGTacaacatagcaatcacatgacgcagccaagttctTACGACACAAATAATGCGTCGTGTTGCCTGGACGCAGCCAATGCCATAGCTCAGCCAATTAAAAATGTAGTCTGATCGACGTGTCTAAGTACCCACTATATCatttaatcgctcgacgtgagcccaaaagctcaacgcaacacaaatatttagagcgatttgagTATACACAATATAACCATCACATGCAttttaataattttctgctaATTATTTACTACGGGAAATAATTATTAATGCAGAAAAAATGAACACCATAATGAACATAATTATTAAGGCATTTTCTCATATTCAATCATACATTTTCTAATAATTATATACTGCGGGAAATAATTATTTAAGGTAG harbors:
- the LOC100216955 gene encoding VAMP protein SEC22, which gives rise to MAVKDCGGHKGCECERERLYRRCCAAVVALILLVLFIVLVVWLVLRPHKPRFYLQDLSVLCLNVTPPASTYLFTTMQATVAARNPNERVGVYYDQADAYAEYKGVAITVPTRLPVQYQGPRDASVWSPFLRAPEGGVQLPPQLAVALAQDETAGYVLVDVRVDGWVRWKVGTSWISGHYHLRVNCPALLTVNDGRGSYGANTGGGTGYFRFQQAAACAVDV